Proteins from one Gossypium raimondii isolate GPD5lz chromosome 8, ASM2569854v1, whole genome shotgun sequence genomic window:
- the LOC105790364 gene encoding auxin-responsive protein SAUR32 codes for MGSGEKSFRNFHLHLPHLHLHHHQHQQGKKQGSDVPKGCLAIKVGSEGEEQQRFVVPVIYFNHPLFMQLLKEAEEEYGFDQKGTITIPCNVQEFRNVRGLIDRENSLHHHHHHHYVWCFRV; via the coding sequence atGGGTAGTGGAGAGAAAAGCTTTAGGAACTTTCATTTACACCTACCACACCTTCATCTTCACCATCATCAACATCAGCAAGGGAAGAAGCAAGGGAGTGATGTGCCGAAAGGATGTTTAGCCATCAAGGTCGGGTCCGAAGGAGAGGAGCAACAAAGATTCGTGGTGCCTGTCATTTACTTCAATCATCCTTTGTTCATGCAGTTGTTGAAAGAAGCTGAAGAAGAGTACGGGTTCGACCAAAAGGGCACCATTACTATCCCTTGTAACGTCCAAGAGTTTAGAAATGTAAGGGGTTTGATTGATAGGGAAAATTCTCttcaccatcatcatcaccatcattaTGTTTGGTGTTTTAGGGTTTGa
- the LOC105790363 gene encoding serine/arginine-rich splicing factor RS31 isoform X2, translating into MRPVFVGNFEFETRQSELERLFSKYGRIDRVDMKSGFAFVYFEDERDAEDAIRGLDNSAFGYDRRRLSVEWAKGERGRHRDGSRSTTNQRPTKTLFVINFDPIRTRERDILKHFEPYGKVLNVRIRRNFAFVQFATQEDASKALEATQRSKLLDRVVSVEYALRDDDERDGRYDSPRRGGNGRHGDSPYRRSPSPAYRRRPSPDYGRARSPVYDRYNGPAYDRHKSPEYGRYRSRSPVRRSRT; encoded by the exons ATGAGGCCTGTTTTTGTGGGGAATTTCGAGTTCGAGACTCGGCAGTCAGAACTGGAGCGTTTGTTTTCCAAGTATGGGAGGATCGACCGAGTTGATATGAAATCTG GGTttgcttttgtttattttgaggATGAACGTGATGCTGAAGATGCTATTCGTGGACTTGATAATAGTGCTTTTGGATATGATCGGCGGCGACTGTCCGTGGAGTGGGCAAAG GGAGAACGTGGTAGGCATCGTGATGGATCTAGATCAACAACAAATCAAAGGCCCACCAAAACCTTGTTTGTTATCAACTTTGACCCGATTCGCACCAGGGAAAGAGATATACTGAAGCATTTTGAGCCATATGGGAAGGTTCTTAATGTTCGCATTAGGCGGAACTTTGCATTTGTGCAATTTGCCACACAAGAGGATGCAAGCAAAGCCCTTGAGGCTACACAAAGAAG CAAGTTACTGGATCGAGTTGTGTCAGTTGAATATGCTTTAAGGGATGATGATGAGAGGGATGGTAGATACGATAGTCCCAGAAGAGGAGGTAATGGCAGACATGGGGATAGTCCATATCGGAGGTCTCCAAGCCCTGCATATAGAAGGCGACCAAGTCCTGATTATGGTAGGGCTCGGAGTCCTGTTTATGATCGCTATAACGGTCCTGCTTATGACAGGCACAAGAGTCCCGAGTATGGGAGATATCGCAG CCGATCCCCAGTTCGAAGGTCCCGGACATGA
- the LOC105790366 gene encoding uncharacterized protein LOC105790366 has product MGNCVFKPFDEAEETIKVATPNGGIMELSPPISAACITKQFPGMAIYRRTPHTLLSQQPLFNNEKLRAGQLYYLLPLNNNNNNSNDLVSTSSSPYRMSFDHQQRVLLKRTDTEEAATPRVWKVKLVISPDKLAEIMAQEARTEALIESVRAVAKCGDGVSSSSVAKSDQWCVSCGGKGSLRNYAQDRW; this is encoded by the coding sequence ATGGGCAATTGCGTTTTCAAACCATTCGATGAAGCTGAAGAAACAATAAAAGTGGCAACACCCAACGGCGGCATCATGGAGCTTTCGCCACCCATCTCCGCCGCCTGCATAACAAAACAGTTCCCAGGCATGGCCATTTACCGCCGCACCCCTCACACTTTGCTCTCTCAGCAGCCTTTGTTTAACAACGAAAAGCTCCGTGCAGGCCAGCTCTACTATCTCCTGCCcctcaacaacaacaacaacaacagcaaCGATCTTGTATCCACTTCTTCGTCTCCGTATCGTATGTCGTTCGATCATCAGCAGAGGGTACTGTTGAAGAGAACCGACACGGAGGAGGCGGCGACACCCAGAGTGTGGAAAGTGAAGCTAGTGATAAGTCCGGACAAGTTGGCGGAGATCATGGCGCAGGAGGCTCGAACGGAGGCGTTGATAGAGAGTGTGAGGGCGGTGGCTAAGTGTGGGGATGGGGTGTCATCGTCGTCGGTGGCTAAGTCTGATCAGTGGTGTGTGTCTTGTGGTGGGAAAGGATCGTTGAGAAATTATGCTCAAGATAGATGGTGA
- the LOC105790363 gene encoding serine/arginine-rich splicing factor RS31 isoform X1, with protein MRPVFVGNFEFETRQSELERLFSKYGRIDRVDMKSGFAFVYFEDERDAEDAIRGLDNSAFGYDRRRLSVEWAKGERGRHRDGSRSTTNQRPTKTLFVINFDPIRTRERDILKHFEPYGKVLNVRIRRNFAFVQFATQEDASKALEATQRSKLLDRVVSVEYALRDDDERDGRYDSPRRGGNGRHGDSPYRRSPSPAYRRRPSPDYGRARSPVYDRYNGPAYDRHKSPEYGRYRSSRSPVRRSRT; from the exons ATGAGGCCTGTTTTTGTGGGGAATTTCGAGTTCGAGACTCGGCAGTCAGAACTGGAGCGTTTGTTTTCCAAGTATGGGAGGATCGACCGAGTTGATATGAAATCTG GGTttgcttttgtttattttgaggATGAACGTGATGCTGAAGATGCTATTCGTGGACTTGATAATAGTGCTTTTGGATATGATCGGCGGCGACTGTCCGTGGAGTGGGCAAAG GGAGAACGTGGTAGGCATCGTGATGGATCTAGATCAACAACAAATCAAAGGCCCACCAAAACCTTGTTTGTTATCAACTTTGACCCGATTCGCACCAGGGAAAGAGATATACTGAAGCATTTTGAGCCATATGGGAAGGTTCTTAATGTTCGCATTAGGCGGAACTTTGCATTTGTGCAATTTGCCACACAAGAGGATGCAAGCAAAGCCCTTGAGGCTACACAAAGAAG CAAGTTACTGGATCGAGTTGTGTCAGTTGAATATGCTTTAAGGGATGATGATGAGAGGGATGGTAGATACGATAGTCCCAGAAGAGGAGGTAATGGCAGACATGGGGATAGTCCATATCGGAGGTCTCCAAGCCCTGCATATAGAAGGCGACCAAGTCCTGATTATGGTAGGGCTCGGAGTCCTGTTTATGATCGCTATAACGGTCCTGCTTATGACAGGCACAAGAGTCCCGAGTATGGGAGATATCGCAG CAGCCGATCCCCAGTTCGAAGGTCCCGGACATGA